The genomic segment TGCACCACGCGCGGACGCCCCTTTGGTTCTCAAGAGTGGATCGATGAAACCTGCGAACGAAATGGCATTTGGTTTACAGTCCGACCACGAGGCCGGCCAAGGAAGAAGCCAAAAACAGAAGCGGTCCAACCGCCACCGCACTGAACGAGACGGACATTAAACCCCCTTCCCCTTTTCTTGCCTTGGTAGGCGGGGGCAGAGGGAACGCTGTTTCGGCTGTTCACAACTCACAACACTAACGCCAGCGCGGCGGTACTTGGTTCCTCGATCCGGCCCCTTGGAATCCGTGACGGAAATACGATCACGCCGTTCCGTGGCGGGGCGATCGAGGTTCATGAGGAAGCAACGTTCAGCGGTTTTGCTGGCAAAGCGATTGGTCTTGAGCATTTGCATCTCGTATGGATTTACGGGCGTCGGGTTTGGTACGATTCCGCTGTGAAACATCCAGTGCTGACGAGGTGCATTTATGTCTAACGAGACCAATATCTTGCCGAATGTCAGTGCGGCTGGACTCAAAGCGCTTGCCGATGCCGTGCTCGCGCCCAAAATGCACGCCAAATTGGACGATCTACTGGCACGTAATGCGGACGGCACGCTCGCTGCAGAAGAATTGAAAGAGCTGGATGCGATCATCGAACAAATCGACGAATTGAATCTCTTGAAAGCTCGTGCCGAGTACACTCTCCGACAGCAAGATCAGTCGAACGGCCAGTGAGTCGATATGTGCCTCTTGATTTAAAGCGGCGTGTTCGAGCCCTTTGGGTTGCAGCTGGACGACATCCGCCTAACTGATATAGTCTGGCTCGGGGGCGATACCGGGGAATTTTTTCCGGTATCGTCGAATGGCAGTCCAGGCCCGACAGACCAACACTCGGTCCCAACCCCCAAAGCGTCGCCGGCGAGCATCGTCGCATCGCAGTGAGCATATCGTTGGTCGTAGGCAAACCTCCGGCACAACAAAAGAGGAGCGGACGGTTCCTCAGGCTGTTCGCCTGGGCTAAGCATATGAACGGGGCTTTGCCCCTGAGTGGTCCATGAACTAACGGCGATGGCGACGATTGCGTTGCGATTGGCGTGGTCGGTGTGAGTCCCGAAGGGACGGCTGGATATGGCCGCGACCGTGACGCCGTGAATGTTGAAAAACATGGATGCAGAAAAAACTTCGCCACCTTTTTCGCTCGTCCCTTTGAACGCCGCCAAAGAATCGAATCGGCTGAAGCCTACACTCCGACGGTTGGAGTCCAGGCTTCAGCCGCTCTTGTTTTCGTCATCGTAAAGGTTGCGGAGCGGTGAGCACCGCACTTAGCGGCTTAACCCTAGCGAAGCCTTCTCAGGGGCTGGCTTGAGGTAATCGGGGGGCAGGCACCCCTTCACTCTTTCGAGAAAAGGCAACTTCTTTGATCTTGGGTATGGTTGTCTGCCTTCAGCGTCAAACGATTTCGATTTTTGTCTATGATGTGCCTCGGTAGGTAGCGAGACGGAACTCTCATTTTGACAAAGATCACTTTTGACCCCCTCAGGATAGACTGACCATGACCCCTCTCTTTTCACGCTCTCGTCACCGATTCCGTATCGCCGCTTCGCGGATCTTCTCTCTTGCTCTCCCCTTTGCCCTGCCGATGTTGGGGCTTGTTTGTGGGCTTTTGATTGCCGTCACCGGCAGCTCGCTGCTGGCCGAGCAACCGCAGGCCGCGACACTGAAACTCGCCGGCATCTTTGCCGACGACATGGTGCTGCAGCGTGAGACCGACGCGGCGATCTGGGGTAAAGCGGCGGCGAATGCCGAGGTCTCGATCACGCCCTCTTGGAATGGAAACGCAAGCCTCGCGACCGCGGATTCGCAGGGGCGTTGGCAGACCACACTCGCTACGCCCGCCGCCGGTGGGCCGTATGAGATTCAAATCGAATCAGGCGAACAAGCGGTGACACTCGAAAATGTCTTGGTCGGCGAAGTGTGGATTTGTTCGGGGCAATCCAACATGCAGTGGAAGATGCGTGGGTTTGGGCCGGATGAATTCAAAGAGGATGTCGACAAAGCCAACTATCCCAACATTCGCTTCTGTGATGTGCCGCAGAATCTCGCCTTCAAAGAACAGCAGGATGTTCAGTCGAAGTGGTCAATTTGTAATCCGCAGACGGCATACAACTTTAGTGCCGTCGCCTATTTCTTTGGTTCACGATTGCATCAAGAACTCGATATTCCCATCGGTTTGATTTCAACCAACTGGGGTGGTTCATCCGCCGAAGCATGGACAAGTCAAAAAAAGTTGCAAGCGGAATTCCCCGAGTTTGCTGAAACGCTGGCAAGTTACCCGGGATTGATCGAAGAGATCGGCGAACTGCAATCACGGAGCCAAAAAAAGCCCAAGGGGATCAATCACCGGCTTCCCTCGGTGCTGTACAACAGCATGATCAAGCCGCTGATGCCGATGGCGATGCGTGGCGTGATCTGGTACCAAGGCGAATCCAACGTCGAACGGCCCTATCAATACCGAAAACTGTTTCCGGCAATGATTCGTGATTGGCGTGAACAATGGGGCATCGGTGACTTTCCCTTTTACTTTGTCCAAATCGCTCCGTTCAGCTACAAAACCAGTCCGTACCCGGCAGCGCTGTTGCGAGAAGCTCAAGCGATGACGTTGTCGGTCCCCAATACGGGAATGGCGGTGACGATGGACATTGGTAACGAGACCAACATTCACCCGAAACCGAAAAAGCCGGTCGGCGAACGTTTGGCTCGGTTAGCACTCCGCCGGACTTACGGAAAATCGGACCTCGTCGACTCGGGGCCCGAGTATCAATCAATGAAAGTCGAAGGCGACAGAATTCGGTTGTCGTTTGACCATGTCGGCTCGGGGCTGGTCAGCCGCGACGGCGAAGCGCTAAGCCACTTTGCAATCGCCGGTGATGACCAAAACTTTGTTCCTGCCAAAGCGACGATCGATGGTGACACAGTCGTGGTTCACAGCGAGCAGGTGGATACGCCAGTGGCAGTGCGTTTCGGTTGGGGCAACGCGGACGCACCCAATTTAAGCAACCAGGAAGGCTTGCCAGCATCGTCGTTCCGAACCGATGATTGGCCGGTTCCACGACAAGGTGGGAAATAGCAGACTGCAATCGAAGTGGACCAGGGTGGGTCTTGGGGCAGCGATGCACGCCCCAAGACCCCGTCGCGTCAGTCATTTTAGGGGGTTCTTATTGCGTAGGTCGCGTCGGCAGATAGGGACAGCGAAGTGACGTGGTCTGTCGTCATTTAGGTCACTGATGAAATTGCAACCGCCGAAAAAGTAAGGCAGGGAAAGCCTACTTGCAATATTTCACGGATTGAAATGTCTAGAACTCAGTCGTTTGTGTTGGCCTTTGTCTGCATCGCTGCAACGACACTTAGCAGCCAAGTCAGTGCGGAATGGTATGCGGATGTCGATAGCGGAGCGATGTTTATTAATGCACCTGACTTCCGGTTCTTTGCCAGACGAGGTGAAACATCTCCCTTCGAGCGAATCGAAAGTATCACCACCGACGATGGTGAAGACTTCGCTGCATTTGTGGGGGGCAAAGCGGGCTGGATCTTTGATGGATCGCTGCTAGGCACCGGGAATATGCGGCTCGAATTCTCTGGCTTTTATGCTGGCTTCGATGATGACACCGCTGTCACCTTTTCCGACCCTGGACCCGGTATGCGGTATGGCTTTGTGGCGTTGGACAACACGACAGGGTATGGAACGACGGACCCACCATACACCGCCGACGTTCTCCATACGGTCACCTCTCGCGAAATCGACTTCGGTGGCTACGATCTGTTGTTGCATCAAGATTTCCGTTTGGATGAAAACCGTATGTGGACGTTGTACGGAGGTCCTTCGCTGCAACATCTGTATCAAGATTTGATGACCACGATTTCTTACCCTAATTCCGCCAGCCACTCGGGGGCGACGCTCAATGAATCGTTGGACACGGACTATGTCGGCGGAAAAGTAGGGATTAGCGGACGGCGGAAACTCAATTCGCGGTGGAGTTTGTTTCTGGATGGCAACACGGGAATCTATCATGCCCGAACTCGCTATGACGGTCGATTTGTTCATGCCAGTTCATTTCCCCCTCACGACGATCGCATTGGGCTGACGCGGCACGATAACGCCGTCTCGACGCAAGCAAGGCTTGAACTGACGCGTCAAATGAACGATTCCGTCTTCCTCAGTTTGACGTCCGACGTCCAACACCTGGATTACGCCGGGCAGATGGATTACGGAACTCGCGTTGATACAGTCCCCGACGGATCAACGCTGTCCATCGGCAGCGATGAATTGCTCAGTGCCACAGTTGGACTGCGGCTGACGATCTTCCGCTAACCGCGACGACGATCCATCATCAGATAAATAATCCAAGCCTCATCCACCGACGATGGTCTGTGGGTTGGTTGGAGAACGCTAAAAACAAAGCTTCCTTTTTATCGTGGGCTCATCGGCATCACGGTCATTTTTTCTGATTCAATAACTTGGTATCAACCAACCACTCACACATCCGCTGCGGCCAATCACCGGCGGCGTTTGTCGAGTCGGGGCGGAATCCGAAGCCGTGGCCGGCGTTACTGTAGACGTGCATTTCGCAAGGCACATCGGCTGCCTTATACTGCAAGTACACCTTGGCCATTCCGATCGAGATGTCCTCGCGATCATGAAAACCAAACGCGATGAAGGCGGGCGGCATACCGGGTTTGACCGTGAACGTGCTTGATTTTCCGGGGTAGATTAGCCCTTGGAAATCGGGGCGACTGCTGACTCGTTGGACCGGGTCGTCACTTTGCGGATTGCCGTCTTCGGGGTTCATCGCCGAATACGCCGCCAATTCACCTCCTGCCGAAAAGCCGACGATGCCAATGCGATCGGGATCGATCTTCCACGCTTCCGCGTTGGCCCGCACCGTGCGAATCGCGCGGCGGGTGTCATCCATCGCATGCCCTTCTAGGGTGTAAGGCGAATCCGGTTCACGGCACAGGCGATATCGCAGCACAAACGCCGCGATGCCATGCTCCGCAAACCACGCTGCCAGTGCATCGCCCTCGTGCCCCAAACACAGTTTTTGGTGGCCACCGCCCGGAGCGATCAAAATGGCGGTGCCGGTGGCCTGGTCTGCGGCGGGCAAGTAGGGCGTGATCGAGGGGTGATGCACGTTGCTGACGTTGCTCCCGTTCAACGTTTCGGGTTCATGCATCCGCTCGACCGATCC from the Novipirellula caenicola genome contains:
- a CDS encoding sialate O-acetylesterase, with amino-acid sequence MTPLFSRSRHRFRIAASRIFSLALPFALPMLGLVCGLLIAVTGSSLLAEQPQAATLKLAGIFADDMVLQRETDAAIWGKAAANAEVSITPSWNGNASLATADSQGRWQTTLATPAAGGPYEIQIESGEQAVTLENVLVGEVWICSGQSNMQWKMRGFGPDEFKEDVDKANYPNIRFCDVPQNLAFKEQQDVQSKWSICNPQTAYNFSAVAYFFGSRLHQELDIPIGLISTNWGGSSAEAWTSQKKLQAEFPEFAETLASYPGLIEEIGELQSRSQKKPKGINHRLPSVLYNSMIKPLMPMAMRGVIWYQGESNVERPYQYRKLFPAMIRDWREQWGIGDFPFYFVQIAPFSYKTSPYPAALLREAQAMTLSVPNTGMAVTMDIGNETNIHPKPKKPVGERLARLALRRTYGKSDLVDSGPEYQSMKVEGDRIRLSFDHVGSGLVSRDGEALSHFAIAGDDQNFVPAKATIDGDTVVVHSEQVDTPVAVRFGWGNADAPNLSNQEGLPASSFRTDDWPVPRQGGK
- a CDS encoding alpha/beta hydrolase, yielding MHEPETLNGSNVSNVHHPSITPYLPAADQATGTAILIAPGGGHQKLCLGHEGDALAAWFAEHGIAAFVLRYRLCREPDSPYTLEGHAMDDTRRAIRTVRANAEAWKIDPDRIGIVGFSAGGELAAYSAMNPEDGNPQSDDPVQRVSSRPDFQGLIYPGKSSTFTVKPGMPPAFIAFGFHDREDISIGMAKVYLQYKAADVPCEMHVYSNAGHGFGFRPDSTNAAGDWPQRMCEWLVDTKLLNQKK